The nucleotide window GAAATCTCCTGTACCTATAAGGCAAAACACTTGGGCCACTAGAATTGCCGACAAAAGGTAAAATCTCTTCATTCTCCATCTCCTCTATAAATCAAGGGAACATTCACCCCCCACTCCCGGGCATCTTAGTCTTTGTCTCCTAGAAAGGCAAGAGAATATGATAACCAGGATTAAGAGATTTTTTTAAATCATTGACAGTAGAGGTGGAAACATTTTCTTTTTCAAGCTCTGATGCGATCTTCTTAATATTTGGGTGCTGAGGATGGTAAAAATTCTTGAACACATCTAAAGATTTTTTCAATAACTTTTCTTTTTCTGTACCATCTAAGGTTAGGGCCAGGTTAGCCATGGTCATTGCAGTTGTGGGATGGTTCTCACCATAGGTGCGCTGAATTACCTTAAGCGATTGCCGCAAAAGCTTCCTGGCTTTTTGAATATCCCCAAGCAAACGATAGACGTTCCCTAAATTTGTAGAAACGATGGCGGTTATCATGTTATCATTCCCATATTTATTTTTAAGGTTTTTAATAGCACCTATTAACATTTTTTTACTTTGCAAAAAATCACCTGAAATAGAATAAATTATTCCCATACGATTATTTAGAATAGATTGCCATGCATTCGTTGTGTTCTCATCCTTTTTAATAAACCTTAAAGCTGCATCCAAAAGGAGCTTACTCTCATATCTTTTCTGCATTGCCGCACAAACCAGGGCTAAATTTACCTTTGAAAATATAGTCCACATATGATCAGGTCCAAATAGTTCTTTTCTTATTTTCAGAGCATCCCGAAAATACTTTTCACTTTTCTTTAAATGGTTTAAATCATAATGAACCAATCCTAAAAATATCTGATTGTACGCCAAACTAGAAATTGATGTAGGACTTTGTGTATGTATTTGAATAGTGCGCTCTAACGTTCTTTTTCCTTTTTCCCTTTCACCCAACACATAATCAACCCAACCTAGCATATATAACACCTGAGCGGTTTCAACATGATCGTCACCATAATGTTTCTGGTAGAGTTTCAGTACCTGGGAGAGCAAGGTTTTTACCTTACGAAAATCTCCTAATGACATGTATGCTAAGCCGTATCGAAAGAGTGCGCGTGCTGTTTTATGATGGTCCTCTCCATAGTTTTTTTCGCTAATTAATGCAATTTTTTTTAGAATATCTCGCTTTTTAAAGCTTTTGCCTAAGTGGTGATACACAGAACCCAGTAAATTTAAAATTTGCAGATTGGTTGGATGATGCTCACCGTACAAAGATTCATTAATCTTCCAAGCTTCTTCCAGGATATTTTCCGCTTTGTGAGGTTCGTTTAAAACTCGATAGGTAAGAGCGTAGAAAGCAACTTGAGTCTCGTTCGAAGAGAAAGAGCTTACTTCTTGCAGAAATTTCTCCATAT belongs to Pseudomonadota bacterium and includes:
- a CDS encoding tetratricopeptide repeat protein — protein: KLNRLLGILRQYSLIKISGDDISIHRLVSNWLRDKLDKEQKLRYIKKMQTAIEKIYPRKIAGDGISGKDQHLITQTIPHMEKFLQEVSSFSSNETQVAFYALTYRVLNEPHKAENILEEAWKINESLYGEHHPTNLQILNLLGSVYHHLGKSFKKRDILKKIALISEKNYGEDHHKTARALFRYGLAYMSLGDFRKVKTLLSQVLKLYQKHYGDDHVETAQVLYMLGWVDYVLGEREKGKRTLERTIQIHTQSPTSISSLAYNQIFLGLVHYDLNHLKKSEKYFRDALKIRKELFGPDHMWTIFSKVNLALVCAAMQKRYESKLLLDAALRFIKKDENTTNAWQSILNNRMGIIYSISGDFLQSKKMLIGAIKNLKNKYGNDNMITAIVSTNLGNVYRLLGDIQKARKLLRQSLKVIQRTYGENHPTTAMTMANLALTLDGTEKEKLLKKSLDVFKNFYHPQHPNIKKIASELEKENVSTSTVNDLKKSLNPGYHILLPF